The following proteins are co-located in the Echinicola sp. 20G genome:
- a CDS encoding helix-turn-helix transcriptional regulator has protein sequence MMGKKVYRIASLLADHGLDNKDLAKLVGVSETTVSKWCKNNSQPSIENMYKICMALKVSPKELVMDLKWPEGPSDADNLLKSK, from the coding sequence ATGATGGGAAAAAAGGTTTATAGGATTGCTAGTCTTCTAGCAGATCATGGTCTAGACAATAAGGATTTAGCAAAATTGGTAGGTGTTTCTGAAACCACAGTATCAAAATGGTGTAAAAACAATTCCCAACCCTCCATTGAAAACATGTATAAGATTTGCATGGCCCTTAAAGTAAGTCCAAAGGAGCTTGTAATGGACTTAAAATGGCCAGAAGGTCCGTCCGATGCAGATAATCTTTTGAAAAGCAAATAA
- a CDS encoding tetratricopeptide repeat protein: MKQILIILSILTFTSCDFKSSADYKAEAEKLESEGRYEEAIPLLDKAIEKDPENIYALINRGVDKSILEDYEGAIEDYNRIIQIDSDNALAYLNRGKNKKRLEDYQGAIDDFEKAIKTKGGESFYMDKVENSFIETGFEFDVAMEEIRFERGIARYNIDSLRLAFDDFIFCIDKNFEKPASLYWRGIIYVAYGMNQKGCSDLKEANKLGDPDAQEMINEYCK, from the coding sequence ATGAAACAGATATTAATCATATTAAGCATCTTGACTTTCACTTCTTGTGATTTCAAATCATCAGCAGACTACAAAGCTGAGGCAGAGAAATTAGAAAGTGAAGGGAGATATGAAGAAGCAATTCCTCTCTTAGATAAAGCGATTGAAAAAGACCCAGAGAATATTTATGCCTTAATCAACAGAGGTGTTGATAAATCAATATTGGAGGATTACGAAGGAGCAATTGAAGATTACAACAGAATAATTCAAATCGACTCAGATAATGCTCTTGCTTATCTAAACAGAGGAAAGAATAAAAAAAGACTTGAAGACTATCAGGGTGCTATTGACGACTTTGAAAAGGCAATAAAAACTAAAGGTGGAGAATCCTTTTATATGGATAAAGTGGAAAACTCATTTATTGAAACGGGATTCGAATTTGATGTTGCTATGGAAGAAATTCGATTTGAACGAGGAATCGCCCGATATAATATTGATAGTCTAAGACTTGCTTTTGACGACTTCATCTTTTGCATCGATAAGAATTTTGAAAAACCTGCGAGTTTGTATTGGCGAGGAATAATTTATGTGGCTTATGGGATGAATCAAAAAGGGTGTTCTGACCTAAAAGAAGCTAATAAATTGGGAGATCCAGATGCACAAGAAATGATTAATGAATACTGTAAATAA
- a CDS encoding thioredoxin-like domain-containing protein, whose product MKKTTFTCFLALLCLFGSKLYAQVASPHTIPGESQGAPLVVYVEVRQKDAYRMDSLTVTVESSQETGASRESTIPLRSGNFFEGVFPGSEGIAHIVTENLSQPAYLSLGTEKSPFLNRYVVFPGDSIKIQLDTYRNQVVFAGPSAPLFRCQRELHLLMAERSFATDIRMGFNSPANLETYLSKEGKREQFVQSQKQFGSHTHIYVRKEQDLAILENTFGDGYEDRVLEVITRYQGILPADRLHIIKANYLGRLRFSRLKAFNNAIAYALRSGDPEHRKVLAVFFKEHDKADTIDDLPEQAIISSPSYQQYLITRARSYAYLHGTSIFAQIRDMPNGPVKDHLAARYICEEFDHLENGDLKTKEALTFINSPRPKEALEALLSSLGQGQVLQGAVFTGLDGKPMDLSTLKGKVLLLDFWYTGCKACINFFSSRISKIEEHFKENPSFQMVSISADKDRARWVRSIESGRYTSHNALNLYTGGKGFQHSFLDDMNISAFPRLILVADDGTIRQAGGLKQPLEDMIKLIEDALPNKNYSDTLTLQL is encoded by the coding sequence ATGAAAAAAACAACGTTCACATGCTTCCTGGCATTGTTATGCCTTTTTGGAAGTAAGCTATATGCCCAAGTTGCTTCACCTCACACCATCCCGGGAGAATCACAGGGTGCTCCGTTGGTGGTGTATGTTGAAGTAAGGCAAAAAGACGCCTACCGCATGGACTCTCTTACGGTTACAGTGGAAAGCAGTCAAGAAACCGGGGCATCCAGGGAGAGTACCATCCCATTGAGAAGTGGAAACTTCTTCGAGGGGGTATTTCCTGGCAGCGAGGGCATTGCCCATATCGTCACAGAAAACCTCAGCCAGCCTGCTTACCTTTCCCTTGGAACGGAGAAAAGCCCATTTCTTAACCGCTATGTGGTGTTTCCTGGGGACAGCATCAAAATACAGCTGGACACTTACCGGAACCAAGTGGTATTTGCAGGGCCCTCTGCCCCACTCTTCCGCTGCCAGCGCGAGCTTCACCTGCTGATGGCCGAACGCAGCTTTGCTACCGATATCCGTATGGGATTCAACAGCCCCGCAAACCTGGAAACCTATCTTTCGAAGGAAGGTAAGCGAGAGCAGTTCGTGCAATCCCAAAAGCAGTTCGGCAGTCATACCCATATCTATGTCCGTAAGGAGCAAGACCTCGCCATATTGGAAAACACGTTCGGGGACGGCTATGAAGACAGGGTTCTGGAGGTTATTACGCGCTATCAGGGAATATTGCCAGCTGACAGGCTGCATATCATCAAGGCCAACTACCTTGGGAGATTACGCTTCTCCCGTCTCAAGGCCTTTAATAATGCCATCGCCTACGCCCTCCGCTCAGGTGACCCAGAGCACCGAAAAGTACTTGCAGTATTCTTTAAGGAGCATGACAAGGCAGATACCATCGATGACTTACCGGAACAGGCCATCATCAGTTCTCCCAGTTACCAGCAGTACCTGATTACCAGGGCCAGATCCTATGCCTACCTGCATGGCACTTCCATCTTTGCCCAGATCAGGGACATGCCGAATGGCCCGGTAAAGGACCATCTGGCAGCCCGGTACATCTGTGAAGAATTTGACCACTTGGAAAACGGTGACCTAAAAACAAAAGAAGCCTTAACCTTTATCAACAGCCCCAGACCTAAAGAGGCATTGGAAGCATTACTTTCCTCCCTTGGGCAGGGACAGGTTTTGCAGGGAGCGGTATTTACCGGATTGGATGGAAAACCAATGGACCTCTCCACCTTGAAAGGAAAGGTATTGTTGTTGGATTTTTGGTACACTGGCTGCAAGGCCTGCATCAATTTCTTCTCCAGTAGGATTTCCAAAATAGAGGAACACTTTAAGGAGAATCCTTCATTTCAGATGGTCTCCATCTCTGCCGATAAAGACCGCGCAAGATGGGTCAGAAGCATTGAAAGCGGGAGGTACACCTCCCACAATGCACTCAACCTCTATACCGGTGGAAAAGGTTTTCAGCACTCCTTTCTCGATGATATGAATATCAGCGCCTTTCCACGTTTGATCCTGGTCGCGGATGACGGAACCATCCGTCAGGCAGGTGGCCTCAAACAACCCTTGGAAGACATGATCAAGTTGATCGAGGACGCCCTACCCAATAAAAACTATTCAGACACTTTAACCTTACAATTATGA
- a CDS encoding helix-turn-helix domain-containing protein: MNFLILWKDLRLFIGKNPKPTKGHSHPIIQLVVATSGKFRTKNKYTNEWIFEKGLLIKSNVGHQCDATNIPILSLDIEPDSALGGWVNSKILKSEDIISYPSDLFGQIDFELLKDYLHNKNWVAVRSMLEAIFQFGHKYEHQKKDERISDVLNYIHRNIHSLLTTKELSEIAFLSESRLLHLFKVEVGLPIRNYILWYRLKVAFEQYIGGHSMTEASHTAGFSDQSHFTRTSLKMIGVTPSTILKNSKFIQVSFLD; the protein is encoded by the coding sequence ATGAATTTTCTAATACTCTGGAAAGACTTGCGGTTGTTCATCGGTAAGAACCCTAAACCAACCAAAGGGCATAGCCATCCGATCATCCAGCTAGTGGTAGCCACGTCTGGAAAATTTAGGACTAAAAACAAGTACACGAACGAATGGATTTTTGAAAAAGGATTGTTGATCAAATCAAATGTAGGTCACCAGTGTGATGCCACCAATATTCCAATCCTTAGTTTGGATATAGAGCCTGACTCAGCATTGGGCGGATGGGTAAATTCTAAAATCTTAAAAAGTGAAGATATCATTTCTTATCCCTCGGATTTATTTGGGCAGATTGATTTTGAGTTGTTGAAAGACTATCTACATAATAAAAATTGGGTTGCCGTGCGATCCATGCTTGAAGCTATTTTCCAGTTTGGCCATAAATATGAACACCAGAAGAAGGATGAGCGAATTTCGGACGTATTAAATTATATCCACAGAAACATACATTCACTCCTCACCACAAAAGAACTTTCAGAAATTGCCTTTCTAAGTGAAAGTCGGTTGCTTCACCTGTTTAAAGTTGAAGTTGGGTTGCCGATCAGGAACTACATTTTATGGTATCGCTTAAAGGTAGCTTTTGAGCAGTATATTGGTGGCCACTCTATGACGGAGGCATCTCACACTGCAGGTTTTTCAGACCAATCCCATTTTACCCGAACTAGCCTCAAAATGATAGGCGTTACTCCTTCCACCATACTTAAGAATAGCAAATTCATTCAAGTTTCCTTCTTAGATTAA
- a CDS encoding DUF4145 domain-containing protein, whose amino-acid sequence MIFKLTGVNQGSSGTRISTRCPHCGHNGTFESIGNDIQNNNSNRVFGIRRCPNEKCFGHMFFVYDKGQKNIVVTHPSDTIPFDKENIPENVLNAFQEAILSHSNNCFIASAIMIRKTLEEICMDRNATGNNLYKRLEDLGSKIVIPQELIEGMQELRLLGNDAAHIESNTFDEIGKNEVEISIEFTKEILKAVYQYESLLGKLRSLKKTKEEENN is encoded by the coding sequence ATGATATTTAAACTTACAGGAGTAAATCAAGGTTCTAGTGGCACACGAATCTCAACAAGATGTCCTCATTGTGGTCATAATGGGACATTTGAATCAATAGGTAATGACATTCAAAACAATAATTCTAATCGAGTCTTTGGAATTAGAAGATGTCCTAATGAAAAGTGCTTTGGACATATGTTCTTTGTTTACGATAAAGGTCAAAAAAACATTGTTGTAACCCATCCCTCTGATACAATTCCCTTCGACAAGGAAAATATACCAGAAAATGTGTTAAACGCATTTCAAGAAGCAATACTGTCTCACTCGAATAATTGTTTTATCGCATCAGCAATAATGATAAGAAAAACATTAGAAGAAATATGTATGGACAGAAATGCTACAGGTAATAATTTATACAAAAGGCTTGAAGATTTAGGTTCTAAGATTGTTATTCCTCAAGAACTTATAGAAGGTATGCAAGAATTAAGATTGTTAGGGAATGATGCTGCTCATATTGAATCAAATACATTTGATGAAATTGGCAAGAACGAAGTTGAGATTTCAATTGAATTCACTAAAGAAATTTTAAAGGCGGTATATCAGTATGAATCGTTGTTAGGAAAATTAAGAAGCTTAAAAAAAACAAAAGAGGAAGAAAATAACTAA
- a CDS encoding SusC/RagA family TonB-linked outer membrane protein: MIKHLHTYRCILLTAMLFLQFSGTAMAQDTHPLYGTVIAQDTGKGLPGATVLLEGTNQGTVTDADGLFTLAVKKGSHRITFTYLGYEKMSLEVAVPLESPLQVSLFPNGLDLEGVEVLSTGYASLPKERATGSFAQVDQKLLNRRVSTNLLDRLEDVTSGLRFNREGPGESISIRGRNTLFANTDPLIVIDNFPYDGPLESINPNDVESITVLRDAAAASIWGARAGNGVIVITTKEGKFESGTKVSFNSNVTVREQNDLFYLPKMSPAEVVDMEQLLFDQGYYESAETRSSHPALSPAVETLIASRDGLISGEEADQRLASYRQHDVRNDLAKYYYQSPVNQQYSLQVSGGSKGHRYMVTSGYDRNAENVVGNDNERMTLGMKNSWKGADNKFTAALDVYYSRSKRSTGTAVPEPYAYESLADETGSPLPVIHGYSNRYIESIHDAGLLDWRFIPLDEIGLLQQKNISSDYRINAQVGYELAKGLRASLLYQYWKNDAVSSDLSTMDTYVTRNYINRYTQMAEDGSLSYPIPMGSIYDRISGTGQSHNGRIQLDYNRKWNGIHHVVALGGFEIKDRQFDGHSSRYYGYDDEFGTSEPVDYINRYTNYVTGGTLRIPSGEGHSGTTDRFVSYYANASYTYGYRYTFTASARKDASNLFGVETNQRGVPLWSAGGSWTISNEAFYDTGFLPYLKLRTTMGYNGNIDKALTAFTTATMLSGAYNSLSGLPYAQISSPPNPSLRWEKIQVWNIGLDFATKEDRISGTLEYYIKNGRDLIGDIPRPSSSGFTEFRGNFAATRTQGIDLQLSSTNLTGALSWRTDWLFSTVKEEVVEYSEEATARNYMAYYGTYPFEGRPLYGVYSYSWAGLDPDTGAARGYLDGEPSTDYAAILAEASPEGITYHGPSRPSVFGALRNTFGYKGLSLSFNISYRMGYYYKRGSVQYDDILSGLQGHGDFTKRWQQPGDEIRTNIPALPSNKNSNRDHFYWHSEALVERGDHIRLQDIRLAYMMDKNNIPGLPFSRMEVYTYANNLGILWKAAKDDPLDPDYRTTKPLKSISLGVKIDF; this comes from the coding sequence ATGATAAAACATCTACACACCTACCGCTGTATATTACTGACAGCCATGCTGTTTCTTCAATTTTCTGGAACAGCAATGGCACAGGATACCCATCCGCTTTACGGAACGGTTATCGCCCAGGATACCGGGAAAGGCCTCCCCGGTGCCACTGTACTTTTGGAGGGCACCAATCAGGGAACTGTAACCGATGCAGATGGTCTCTTTACCCTTGCTGTGAAAAAAGGATCCCACCGGATTACCTTCACTTACCTAGGTTATGAAAAAATGAGTTTGGAAGTAGCCGTTCCCCTTGAAAGTCCTTTACAGGTATCCCTTTTTCCTAATGGATTGGATTTGGAAGGCGTGGAAGTGCTCTCCACCGGCTACGCCTCCCTCCCCAAGGAGCGGGCCACGGGGTCCTTTGCCCAAGTGGACCAAAAACTGTTGAACCGCAGGGTATCCACCAACCTATTGGACAGGCTGGAAGATGTCACCTCAGGGTTACGCTTCAACCGCGAAGGCCCGGGTGAATCCATCAGCATTCGTGGAAGGAATACCCTCTTTGCCAATACCGATCCCCTGATCGTCATTGATAATTTCCCCTATGACGGGCCGCTCGAAAGTATCAACCCCAATGACGTGGAAAGCATCACCGTGCTCCGGGATGCAGCGGCCGCTTCCATCTGGGGGGCTCGGGCAGGAAATGGTGTCATTGTGATCACCACGAAAGAGGGAAAGTTTGAAAGTGGCACCAAGGTCTCCTTTAACTCCAATGTGACAGTTAGGGAGCAGAATGACCTCTTCTACCTTCCCAAGATGTCCCCGGCCGAAGTAGTGGACATGGAGCAGCTCCTTTTCGACCAGGGCTATTATGAATCCGCGGAAACCCGCAGCAGCCATCCGGCACTGTCCCCGGCAGTGGAAACCCTTATTGCAAGTAGGGACGGACTGATTAGTGGGGAAGAGGCTGACCAAAGACTGGCCTCCTATAGACAACACGATGTAAGGAACGACCTGGCAAAGTATTACTACCAAAGTCCGGTCAACCAGCAATATTCCCTACAGGTATCCGGAGGCTCAAAGGGACACCGTTATATGGTTACATCCGGTTATGATAGGAATGCAGAAAATGTGGTGGGAAATGATAATGAGCGGATGACCTTGGGGATGAAAAATTCCTGGAAAGGTGCTGATAATAAGTTTACCGCTGCCTTGGATGTCTATTATAGCAGGAGCAAAAGGTCTACAGGCACAGCAGTTCCTGAGCCTTATGCCTACGAAAGCTTGGCCGATGAAACGGGAAGTCCCTTACCCGTCATCCACGGGTACAGCAATCGCTATATCGAGAGCATACACGACGCAGGCCTTTTGGATTGGAGATTTATCCCATTGGACGAAATCGGCCTGTTACAGCAAAAAAACATTTCTTCCGATTACCGGATCAATGCCCAAGTGGGCTATGAACTGGCAAAAGGCCTGCGGGCTTCCCTTCTCTACCAATACTGGAAAAATGATGCGGTAAGCTCCGACCTCAGCACCATGGACACCTATGTGACCCGCAACTATATCAACCGCTATACCCAGATGGCCGAGGATGGCAGTCTCTCCTATCCCATTCCTATGGGCAGCATTTATGACAGGATCTCTGGTACGGGACAAAGCCATAATGGGAGGATCCAACTGGACTACAACCGGAAATGGAACGGGATACACCATGTCGTGGCCCTTGGAGGATTTGAAATCAAGGACAGGCAGTTTGATGGCCACAGCAGCCGGTACTATGGCTATGATGATGAGTTCGGCACCAGTGAGCCAGTGGATTATATCAACCGATATACCAATTATGTCACGGGTGGAACCTTGCGCATTCCATCCGGGGAGGGACATTCAGGCACTACCGACCGTTTTGTCTCCTATTATGCCAATGCTTCCTATACTTACGGTTACCGCTATACCTTCACGGCCAGTGCCCGTAAGGACGCCTCCAACTTGTTCGGCGTGGAAACCAATCAACGTGGCGTGCCCCTATGGTCTGCAGGAGGATCCTGGACAATCAGCAATGAAGCATTCTATGATACCGGTTTCCTTCCTTATCTGAAACTCCGGACTACCATGGGATATAACGGTAATATTGACAAGGCTCTTACCGCCTTTACCACAGCCACCATGCTTTCAGGGGCCTACAATTCACTTTCCGGTCTTCCCTATGCCCAGATCAGCAGTCCTCCGAACCCTTCCCTCCGATGGGAAAAGATACAGGTTTGGAATATAGGACTGGACTTTGCCACCAAGGAAGATAGGATCTCCGGCACCTTGGAGTATTATATCAAAAACGGCCGTGACCTGATCGGTGACATTCCCCGGCCTTCTTCAAGTGGATTTACCGAATTCCGGGGCAACTTTGCCGCTACCAGAACGCAGGGCATTGACCTGCAGCTCAGTTCAACGAACCTTACCGGAGCACTTTCATGGCGGACCGATTGGCTGTTCAGTACAGTCAAGGAAGAAGTGGTCGAATACAGCGAGGAGGCCACGGCACGGAATTATATGGCCTATTACGGCACCTATCCTTTTGAGGGAAGGCCGCTCTATGGGGTCTATAGTTATTCCTGGGCCGGGTTGGATCCGGATACGGGTGCAGCAAGGGGCTATCTGGACGGGGAACCCAGTACGGATTATGCAGCCATCCTTGCCGAAGCCTCTCCCGAGGGCATTACCTATCATGGCCCTTCCCGGCCAAGTGTATTCGGGGCTCTTAGAAACACGTTTGGCTATAAAGGACTTTCCCTTTCTTTCAATATCAGCTACCGAATGGGCTACTATTACAAACGGGGCTCGGTACAGTATGATGATATCCTTTCCGGCCTACAGGGCCATGGGGATTTTACCAAAAGATGGCAGCAACCTGGTGATGAAATCCGAACCAATATCCCCGCGCTTCCTTCCAATAAGAACAGTAACAGGGATCATTTCTACTGGCATTCGGAAGCCTTGGTGGAACGGGGCGACCATATCCGCTTACAGGATATCCGCTTGGCCTATATGATGGATAAAAACAATATTCCGGGCCTGCCCTTCAGTCGGATGGAGGTATATACCTATGCCAACAACCTGGGCATTCTCTGGAAAGCGGCCAAGGATGATCCATTGGATCCTGATTACAGAACCACTAAACCATTGAAAAGTATATCCTTGGGAGTAAAAATAGATTTCTAA
- a CDS encoding AIPR family protein encodes MEAILRMTKYQTLINILDTIVKEAPASMNKKYPRTVDPEKQNQSRARAFIHLYLKVNFGLLNFKEREHFITDGSYDGGIDGYYIHSESKTIFFIQSKFRMTDKNFESKQIDLTEILVMDVNRILDGESTDEEGNEYNGKIKQLQREISSIDDIARYSYQVIILANLKDVKPSDLRKLTGGFATTVFDFHRCYEDLVFPVISGTFYQASDLRINIDLSNKNAGSKISYTVLTDKGECEITVLFVPTIELGRIMYKYKNSILKYNPRSYLGHEGKKVNNAIKETIIENTTNEFALFNNGVTMLSDETYINERIGQKNKAQLIVKNPQIINGGQTSYTLSRIYEENIENDVEKVFQSKEVLVKIITLLENSNHENKIDLIKNISNATNQQTPVINADKISNDELQVKIQKHLFDNYGLLYERKRGEFADGIFNGYISEKSILERNLFFRLFYCSNGKVKKAREKKLFIRQDLGFEELTDKESLDNSYYGFLCFKKMNKLNNPNQRVDLNTYAKIRAMTILFKPDIIDNYEVNIERDYKILNNGWKNFLELFQNSYVNTRNRINKRTGEIKEYQSFNYSKWFDSSQFEKDLLEYYKKNIL; translated from the coding sequence TTGGAAGCAATTTTAAGAATGACAAAATATCAAACACTGATTAATATTCTGGATACAATTGTTAAGGAAGCTCCTGCTTCAATGAATAAGAAGTATCCGAGAACAGTTGATCCTGAAAAACAGAATCAATCAAGAGCAAGAGCATTTATTCATCTTTATCTTAAAGTCAATTTTGGACTTCTCAATTTTAAAGAAAGAGAACATTTTATAACAGACGGTTCTTATGACGGAGGAATAGATGGATACTACATTCATTCGGAAAGTAAAACCATTTTTTTTATCCAGTCCAAATTTCGAATGACCGATAAAAACTTTGAAAGTAAACAAATTGATCTAACAGAAATCTTAGTAATGGACGTTAATAGAATATTAGATGGAGAATCCACTGATGAAGAGGGAAATGAATACAATGGGAAAATAAAACAATTACAAAGAGAAATTTCATCAATAGATGATATAGCGAGGTATTCATACCAAGTAATAATTCTGGCAAATTTAAAAGATGTCAAACCTAGTGATTTAAGGAAATTGACTGGAGGATTTGCTACTACTGTTTTTGATTTTCACCGTTGCTATGAAGATTTAGTTTTTCCAGTAATTTCAGGGACTTTTTACCAAGCATCTGACTTGAGAATCAATATCGATCTAAGTAATAAAAATGCTGGCAGCAAGATTAGTTATACAGTCCTTACAGATAAAGGAGAATGTGAAATAACTGTATTATTTGTTCCAACAATAGAATTGGGACGAATTATGTACAAGTATAAGAACTCTATATTAAAATATAATCCTAGAAGTTACCTTGGACATGAGGGGAAAAAAGTAAATAATGCAATCAAAGAAACTATTATCGAAAATACTACGAATGAGTTTGCTCTATTTAACAATGGTGTAACAATGTTGTCTGATGAAACATATATTAATGAAAGAATTGGGCAAAAGAATAAGGCTCAATTGATTGTAAAGAATCCACAAATAATTAATGGCGGTCAAACTTCTTATACTTTAAGCCGAATATATGAAGAAAATATTGAAAATGACGTCGAAAAGGTGTTTCAAAGCAAGGAGGTATTAGTTAAGATAATAACGTTACTTGAAAATAGTAATCATGAAAATAAAATAGATCTTATCAAAAATATATCGAACGCAACAAACCAACAGACGCCAGTAATAAATGCTGATAAAATATCTAATGACGAGTTACAAGTAAAAATCCAAAAGCATCTTTTCGATAATTATGGATTGCTATATGAAAGAAAAAGAGGTGAGTTTGCAGATGGAATTTTTAATGGATATATCTCTGAAAAAAGTATCTTAGAAAGAAATTTATTCTTCAGATTGTTCTATTGCTCTAATGGGAAAGTGAAAAAGGCCAGAGAGAAGAAATTATTTATTAGGCAAGATTTAGGTTTTGAAGAACTAACTGACAAAGAATCTTTAGATAATAGTTATTATGGATTTCTATGTTTCAAAAAAATGAATAAGCTTAATAACCCAAATCAAAGAGTCGATTTAAACACTTATGCGAAAATACGAGCTATGACTATACTCTTTAAACCAGATATCATAGATAATTATGAAGTTAATATTGAACGGGATTACAAAATACTGAATAATGGATGGAAAAACTTTCTAGAATTATTTCAAAACTCCTACGTAAATACTAGAAATCGAATAAATAAGAGAACAGGAGAAATTAAAGAATACCAAAGTTTTAACTATTCAAAGTGGTTTGATAGTTCACAGTTCGAAAAAGACCTACTAGAATATTATAAAAAGAATATACTGTGA
- a CDS encoding DUF5958 family protein, which translates to MTEIERNINKYAQNKLNDSEILDWFSQFDLSGQKEIRDKLIMFVYHAHPSDDLIYKAIQTAPIKETMTPVVLFKTQSFKIAINRILELPDSELRKSIIILLSIFKMADTYRRETECRNGCGHEWHNIKD; encoded by the coding sequence ATGACAGAGATTGAAAGAAATATTAACAAATACGCTCAAAATAAACTGAATGATTCCGAGATATTGGATTGGTTTAGCCAGTTTGATTTGTCAGGACAAAAAGAGATTCGTGATAAACTAATAATGTTTGTTTACCATGCTCATCCAAGTGACGATTTGATTTATAAAGCGATTCAGACCGCACCGATTAAAGAGACTATGACACCTGTTGTGCTTTTCAAGACACAATCTTTCAAGATTGCAATAAATAGAATTTTAGAGTTGCCGGATTCTGAATTGAGAAAGTCTATCATTATATTGTTAAGTATTTTCAAAATGGCTGATACATATAGACGTGAAACAGAATGTAGAAATGGTTGTGGACATGAATGGCATAATATAAAAGACTAA
- a CDS encoding N-acetyltransferase, which produces MAFLVKGKTKFKSKIYIESMSSSLKVSFSPKKEQVTAIKEWLIEENHLFAEEDFNGFFCNWNVIQSLFEKQQMAVVLLDRVPIGFAVWFDSSDFTATIDIVEIHHKYRGMGYGKILIDHLIEYFRRRGIVAIDLQCAPVSSKTYWKSLGFTEFEDNPRINKDCYKLLIPINENYPQDNDLDEVIEIWDIDFYSADNSPPKWSWAVKFIHGTNNLLVPIILPGHYDWRIRWKKDGNILIDQKVKYFGKDEIWYAGYIILRSLKI; this is translated from the coding sequence ATGGCTTTTTTAGTCAAAGGAAAAACTAAATTCAAAAGTAAAATCTATATTGAAAGCATGAGCTCCAGTTTGAAAGTTTCATTTAGTCCAAAGAAAGAACAAGTCACTGCAATCAAAGAATGGTTGATTGAAGAAAACCACCTCTTTGCTGAAGAAGATTTTAATGGATTCTTCTGCAATTGGAATGTTATCCAATCACTCTTTGAAAAACAACAAATGGCAGTCGTCCTATTAGACAGAGTTCCTATAGGTTTTGCAGTTTGGTTTGACTCATCGGATTTCACTGCAACAATCGACATTGTTGAAATCCACCATAAATATAGAGGGATGGGATATGGAAAAATACTCATTGACCATCTTATAGAGTACTTTAGAAGAAGGGGTATAGTTGCTATAGATTTGCAATGTGCCCCCGTAAGTTCGAAAACTTATTGGAAAAGCCTTGGTTTTACTGAGTTTGAAGATAATCCTCGAATTAATAAAGATTGTTATAAGTTATTGATTCCAATTAATGAAAATTATCCACAGGATAACGACTTAGATGAAGTTATTGAAATTTGGGATATTGATTTCTATAGTGCAGATAATTCCCCTCCAAAGTGGAGTTGGGCAGTTAAGTTTATTCATGGGACTAACAATCTTCTTGTACCAATTATCCTACCTGGTCATTATGATTGGAGAATTCGATGGAAAAAAGACGGGAATATCTTAATTGATCAAAAAGTCAAATATTTTGGAAAAGATGAAATTTGGTATGCAGGTTATATTATCCTGAGATCTCTAAAAATTTAG